Proteins encoded within one genomic window of Gracilimonas sp.:
- a CDS encoding amino acid permease: MKHDKLAKELGLSDVYAIATGAMFSSGFFLLPGLAAAETGPSVVLAYLVSGIIVLPTMFSVAELATALPRSGGTYYIIDRSLGPMLGTIGGFGSWLALVLKSAFALIGMGAYISIFYEVDILYVAIFLTIVFGVLNVVGAKETTWLQKVLVAALVTIMFFYIIQGVFEIFSMDVFAVAEKQFTPFFTEGVLGFFATVGMVFVSYAGLTKVASIAEEVKNPDRNIPLGMFLAIGTAVIVYVVGVYIMVALLDPVAFREDLTPVATAGEVFLDWLPEPGGLILVVIAAVAAFASTGNAGIMSASRYPMAMARDKLMNRHFATVGKLGTPHWSILGTVMLMLFFLLAFNVAEVAKLASAFQLLLFALLNLAVIVMRESRIEEYDPGFKSPWYPWVQIAGIILSIILIFEMGVLSILFTLAVSVASIVWYKYYAEGKVERQGAIYHVHARLGEFKDHGLEGEMRTILREKGLRQEDPYEELVSRADVLEFSPDTEYDTIIREASNKIASKLGTPVDELVEMFSHTDDNIAIPIAKGVTLNHARIEKKVSPELVLVRIKEGYSDKKLKKEKSDSSSGEKLHSIIFFISPQENTGQHLRILAHIAEMVGSKSFLERWCRAESEEELREVLLRDERFIRITLNPDDNTQQYIGKMIKEVSFPGQSLITIIRRNGEIKIPHGITVLQEGDELSIIGEIEDIKELKTMLKQ, encoded by the coding sequence ATGAAACATGATAAATTAGCTAAAGAATTAGGGCTTTCGGATGTATATGCTATTGCGACAGGAGCTATGTTTAGTTCAGGGTTCTTTTTATTACCGGGATTGGCCGCCGCTGAAACCGGACCGTCAGTTGTATTAGCATACCTCGTTTCCGGTATCATTGTTTTACCCACTATGTTTAGTGTGGCAGAGCTGGCAACTGCTCTTCCTCGTTCGGGAGGAACCTATTATATCATCGACCGAAGTCTTGGCCCTATGCTGGGAACTATAGGTGGCTTTGGATCGTGGTTGGCTTTAGTCCTTAAAAGTGCTTTCGCTCTAATTGGTATGGGTGCTTATATATCCATTTTCTATGAAGTAGATATCCTGTATGTAGCGATCTTTTTAACGATTGTTTTTGGGGTTTTGAATGTTGTAGGGGCTAAGGAGACTACGTGGCTCCAGAAAGTATTAGTGGCAGCCCTTGTTACTATTATGTTCTTTTATATCATTCAGGGGGTTTTTGAGATATTCTCGATGGATGTGTTTGCCGTGGCTGAAAAACAGTTCACGCCATTCTTCACAGAAGGGGTTTTAGGATTCTTTGCTACTGTAGGTATGGTGTTTGTATCCTATGCAGGGCTAACAAAAGTTGCAAGTATAGCAGAAGAGGTAAAAAACCCGGATCGAAATATTCCTTTGGGCATGTTTTTGGCTATTGGTACAGCTGTGATTGTTTATGTGGTAGGAGTTTATATTATGGTAGCTCTGCTCGACCCGGTTGCTTTCAGGGAAGACCTAACGCCGGTTGCAACGGCCGGTGAGGTATTTTTAGATTGGCTTCCTGAACCCGGTGGTTTAATCCTGGTAGTCATAGCAGCTGTTGCTGCATTTGCGTCTACGGGGAATGCAGGTATTATGTCAGCTTCCCGATACCCGATGGCGATGGCAAGGGATAAATTAATGAACCGACACTTTGCCACGGTTGGAAAGTTGGGTACCCCTCATTGGTCTATTCTTGGTACGGTTATGTTAATGTTATTTTTCTTGTTGGCGTTTAATGTTGCTGAAGTGGCCAAGCTGGCAAGTGCTTTTCAGTTATTATTGTTTGCATTATTAAATTTAGCTGTTATTGTGATGCGCGAAAGTCGAATTGAAGAATACGATCCGGGCTTTAAATCACCTTGGTATCCATGGGTGCAAATCGCAGGGATAATTTTGTCTATCATACTGATTTTTGAAATGGGGGTTCTATCCATCCTATTTACACTGGCTGTATCTGTGGCATCCATTGTTTGGTATAAATATTATGCAGAAGGTAAAGTAGAGCGGCAGGGAGCAATTTATCATGTCCATGCCCGGCTTGGTGAGTTTAAAGATCACGGTCTTGAAGGTGAGATGAGGACGATTCTACGGGAAAAAGGTCTTCGTCAGGAAGATCCCTATGAAGAGTTGGTATCCCGTGCAGATGTATTGGAATTTAGTCCGGATACTGAATACGATACCATAATAAGAGAAGCTTCCAATAAAATTGCATCTAAGTTAGGAACTCCGGTTGATGAGTTGGTGGAAATGTTTAGTCATACAGATGATAATATTGCTATTCCAATTGCAAAAGGGGTGACTTTAAATCACGCTCGTATCGAGAAAAAGGTATCTCCTGAGTTAGTTTTGGTGAGAATTAAAGAGGGTTACAGTGACAAAAAACTCAAAAAAGAGAAGTCAGATTCTTCAAGTGGAGAAAAATTACATTCTATCATCTTTTTTATAAGCCCTCAGGAAAATACCGGGCAACATCTTAGAATTTTAGCCCATATTGCCGAAATGGTTGGGTCGAAATCCTTTCTCGAACGCTGGTGCAGAGCCGAGAGTGAAGAAGAGTTGCGTGAAGTCTTGTTAAGAGACGAAAGATTTATTCGTATCACTCTTAATCCCGATGACAATACACAGCAGTATATTGGTAAGATGATCAAAGAAGTTTCCTTTCCCGGTCAAAGTCTGATTACTATCATCAGAAGAAATGGAGAGATTAAAATTCCGCATGGCATCACGGTGCTTCAGGAAGGCGATGAACTTTCAATTATTGGAGAAATAGAAGACATCAAAGAGCTGAAAACAATGCTGAAGCAGTGA
- a CDS encoding sodium:proton antiporter — MTESILIGIASIFVFGVGAQWLGWRLKLPAILLLLISGILAGPVLGLVNPDILMGDLLTPFISVSVAIILFEGGLSLRFSELKNVGGVIGNLVSIGALLTWILTSVVGYHLFGFGWELAVLLGAILVVTGPTVIIPLLRQVRPAGQVGSILKWEGIVIDPIGAMLAVLVFEVILASGFSEATSLALMSIFKTIFFGTLLGLAGAALLYFPLKKHLLPDYLQNPVSLMIVVLVFTISNLLQHESGLWATTLMGVALANQKSARIHHIIEFKENIRLLLLSALFILLAARVELSSLLDNLNLNMLGFLAALIFVIRPSAVYLSTIFSSLNWKEKLFLCWMAPRGVVAASISSIFAISLVQNGYPEANQLVSIVFIVIISTVAIYGLTAPWVARKLGVAKPIPRGFLIIGAHDWAIDIAKEIQKFDIKVMIADSNWKNISNAKSQNLDTYYGNILSEFALDYINLDGLGKLLSMTPNDEVNALTAIRFGEVFGRSRVYQLSANSKNSTKQNNETTLHAGRTLFQEDMNFDRISKLYKDGKIIKSTLLTETFTFNNFKETYGKEAIPLFVINKEGSIQPFVVDNPTEPQAGDTLISLASPDADRAKKPEQTTEEKAESN; from the coding sequence ATGACTGAAAGTATTCTCATAGGCATTGCAAGTATTTTTGTTTTCGGCGTTGGGGCCCAGTGGTTAGGATGGCGGCTTAAATTGCCAGCCATTCTTTTATTGCTGATATCGGGCATCCTTGCCGGACCGGTATTGGGGCTTGTCAACCCTGATATTTTGATGGGGGATCTACTGACTCCTTTCATTTCTGTTTCCGTTGCTATTATTCTTTTCGAAGGAGGATTGAGCCTTCGCTTTTCTGAGCTTAAGAACGTTGGAGGAGTAATTGGAAATCTTGTTAGTATCGGTGCGCTTCTTACATGGATACTTACCTCTGTGGTAGGCTACCACTTATTTGGCTTTGGGTGGGAACTGGCTGTTTTACTTGGAGCTATATTGGTGGTAACAGGACCAACTGTTATTATTCCATTACTTAGACAAGTACGACCTGCCGGACAAGTAGGCTCCATTCTCAAATGGGAAGGAATTGTTATCGACCCCATTGGAGCCATGCTGGCTGTATTGGTTTTTGAAGTTATATTAGCCAGTGGTTTTTCTGAAGCTACTTCACTGGCTTTAATGAGTATTTTCAAAACTATCTTTTTTGGAACTTTGCTTGGCCTTGCGGGGGCTGCTTTACTTTACTTCCCTCTTAAAAAGCACCTGCTTCCTGACTATCTCCAAAATCCGGTAAGCTTAATGATTGTAGTGTTAGTGTTTACAATATCTAATCTTCTGCAACATGAGTCTGGCCTATGGGCCACTACATTAATGGGGGTTGCCCTAGCAAATCAGAAATCTGCAAGAATCCATCACATTATTGAGTTTAAGGAGAATATCAGGTTATTATTGCTTTCCGCTTTATTTATTTTATTGGCAGCGAGGGTTGAGCTTTCAAGCTTGCTCGACAATCTAAACTTAAATATGCTAGGGTTTCTGGCAGCTTTGATATTTGTAATTCGTCCTTCTGCCGTTTATCTCTCTACCATATTTTCTTCTCTTAACTGGAAGGAAAAGTTATTTCTTTGCTGGATGGCACCCCGGGGTGTGGTAGCAGCTTCTATTTCTTCAATTTTTGCAATTTCTCTGGTTCAAAATGGATATCCGGAAGCCAATCAACTGGTATCCATTGTTTTCATTGTTATTATAAGTACGGTAGCCATTTATGGATTAACAGCCCCTTGGGTAGCTCGTAAACTGGGCGTAGCTAAGCCCATACCAAGAGGTTTTCTTATAATAGGCGCACACGATTGGGCTATCGATATTGCCAAAGAAATTCAAAAGTTTGATATAAAAGTAATGATTGCCGATTCAAACTGGAAGAATATTAGTAATGCAAAATCACAAAACCTGGATACTTATTATGGTAATATTCTTTCGGAGTTTGCACTTGATTATATTAATCTTGATGGATTAGGAAAGCTTTTATCCATGACGCCTAATGATGAGGTAAATGCTCTTACTGCTATCCGTTTTGGTGAAGTTTTTGGACGCTCCCGGGTATATCAATTATCAGCAAATTCAAAAAATAGCACCAAGCAAAATAATGAGACAACCCTTCATGCCGGGCGCACCCTTTTCCAAGAGGACATGAACTTTGATCGTATCTCTAAACTTTATAAAGATGGGAAAATTATAAAGTCCACCCTTTTAACCGAAACCTTTACTTTTAATAACTTTAAAGAAACATATGGTAAAGAAGCGATACCATTGTTTGTAATAAATAAAGAAGGTTCTATTCAACCTTTTGTAGTGGATAATCCGACTGAACCCCAAGCAGGAGATACTTTAATTTCCTTAGCCAGCCCTGATGCGGACAGAGCAAAAAAACCGGAACAAACAACTGAAGAAAAAGCTGAATCTAATTAG
- a CDS encoding cation:proton antiporter: MNESLNFSLPFSNPVMIFALVMIVILVAPIVFKKIKIPGLVGIILSGMVIGPSVLNLLERDSTIELLGTVGLLYLMFMAGLSIDLNRFEKLRNQSIGFGILSYSFPALGAYFAGVNLFGYSIESSLLLGAIVGSHTLLAYPIVERLGITKNTAVTMSMGGTLVTDTLSLGILAIIAGTVGDAQGPGYWTAFGISIAIFLAATILILPRLGRWFFRNMKHETDVDFVFLMAVLFATAFLAELAGLASIIGAFIAGLLLNRLVPGKGTLMSRIQFVGNALFIPFFLISVGMLVDVEVLASLDVWIYAIAFTTLVFVGKAIGSLIVRLLKGFSNAEGLVIFGLTTPQSAATLAVTLLGYDLGFFDQTAVNAVVIMILITCLIGPWLVEKFGRDVALQEEKKPYEPSQTPQRIIVPLANPETSDALMDIAFMIRDENSEEPIFPLTVAHEGKDVDAEVARGEKMLSHAVVHAAAAEIPVNPVTSIDLNIANGIARSVNEKLASVVVIGWNGAISARQRIFGSVLDQLLQKIDEMVMVSKIHKPVNTVERVVIAVPPYASLESGFSGAIRSLKLMVDQIGSSLTVVAPKERMKYVERRVGRVKPELETEFISIESWMELPGWMDKSIEEDDLFVLLSAREGSLSWRPGLDRLPRVVAQRFPKLCFITVYPSEVEHQVKKFEEESAQRLLKQERIVISETGDSLEEKFVKMLNRDDNIPRGNVERLIRRLLKNSSDYSPEMMSGVVLYDAHTSIVEEQMLFIGIVKEGLQIPKTANKARVVLMLLSPKELSVRQHLKGVNTAARLVRPGESIDQLIAAQKPEDVFRILMKQ, from the coding sequence ATGAACGAATCACTTAACTTCTCTCTGCCATTCTCAAATCCGGTAATGATCTTTGCTTTGGTGATGATCGTTATTCTTGTGGCGCCTATCGTCTTCAAGAAAATCAAAATTCCCGGTTTGGTAGGCATTATTCTTTCCGGTATGGTGATCGGCCCAAGTGTTCTGAACCTGCTTGAACGAGACAGTACCATCGAACTCCTTGGAACCGTGGGTTTGCTGTATCTGATGTTCATGGCCGGGTTATCCATAGATCTGAATCGGTTTGAAAAACTTAGAAATCAGAGTATTGGTTTTGGAATATTATCCTATTCATTTCCGGCACTTGGAGCATATTTTGCGGGGGTGAACCTTTTCGGTTATTCAATAGAAAGTTCACTGCTTTTGGGTGCCATTGTCGGCTCACATACTTTACTTGCGTATCCTATTGTGGAGCGGTTGGGTATAACAAAAAATACAGCGGTCACCATGTCGATGGGGGGAACGTTGGTTACCGACACGCTTTCTCTTGGAATTTTAGCCATCATTGCCGGAACGGTAGGAGATGCCCAGGGTCCGGGCTATTGGACAGCCTTTGGAATATCTATCGCTATATTTTTAGCAGCGACTATACTAATTTTACCACGTCTGGGAAGGTGGTTCTTCAGAAATATGAAGCATGAAACCGATGTGGATTTTGTATTTCTGATGGCTGTACTTTTTGCCACCGCTTTCTTAGCTGAACTTGCGGGACTTGCTTCCATCATTGGAGCCTTTATAGCCGGACTACTTTTGAATCGTCTTGTTCCCGGAAAAGGAACGTTGATGAGCCGTATACAATTTGTAGGCAACGCGCTGTTCATTCCTTTTTTCCTGATCTCTGTAGGTATGTTGGTTGATGTAGAAGTACTCGCGAGCCTTGATGTATGGATCTATGCCATCGCCTTTACAACGTTGGTTTTTGTGGGGAAAGCAATTGGCTCCCTGATTGTAAGGTTGCTTAAAGGATTCTCAAATGCCGAAGGCTTAGTGATCTTTGGGTTAACTACTCCTCAGTCTGCGGCAACACTTGCGGTTACATTACTTGGATATGATCTGGGCTTTTTTGATCAAACAGCAGTAAACGCGGTAGTGATCATGATCTTGATCACTTGTTTGATAGGGCCGTGGCTTGTAGAAAAATTCGGAAGAGATGTGGCGCTTCAAGAAGAGAAAAAACCGTATGAGCCATCCCAAACTCCCCAGCGTATTATTGTTCCGCTGGCCAATCCGGAGACCTCGGATGCCCTGATGGATATCGCTTTTATGATCCGGGATGAAAATTCGGAAGAACCCATCTTTCCGTTAACCGTAGCTCATGAAGGAAAAGACGTGGATGCCGAGGTGGCTCGTGGCGAGAAAATGTTGAGTCATGCTGTGGTGCACGCTGCTGCTGCCGAGATTCCCGTAAATCCGGTTACGTCTATTGATCTGAATATTGCCAATGGTATAGCTAGGTCGGTCAATGAAAAACTTGCTTCTGTAGTGGTGATTGGTTGGAATGGTGCTATATCTGCCCGGCAACGTATTTTTGGAAGTGTATTGGATCAACTTCTTCAAAAGATCGATGAGATGGTAATGGTATCAAAGATCCATAAGCCCGTAAATACAGTAGAAAGAGTGGTGATTGCGGTTCCTCCTTATGCTTCGCTGGAATCGGGTTTTAGCGGTGCTATTCGGTCCTTAAAACTGATGGTAGATCAGATCGGAAGTTCGCTTACGGTTGTAGCTCCAAAAGAACGGATGAAGTATGTGGAACGAAGAGTCGGTCGTGTAAAACCCGAACTTGAAACAGAATTTATATCCATAGAAAGCTGGATGGAACTACCCGGTTGGATGGATAAGTCCATTGAAGAAGATGATCTGTTCGTTCTTTTAAGTGCCCGCGAAGGTTCATTGTCGTGGCGTCCCGGCCTCGATCGCCTTCCGAGAGTAGTCGCTCAGCGATTCCCCAAACTTTGTTTCATCACCGTTTATCCATCTGAAGTGGAACATCAGGTGAAAAAATTTGAGGAAGAATCCGCGCAAAGGTTGCTGAAACAAGAACGAATTGTGATCTCAGAAACAGGAGATAGTCTCGAAGAGAAGTTTGTTAAAATGCTGAACAGGGATGATAACATTCCAAGGGGTAATGTGGAGCGCCTTATCAGAAGATTACTCAAGAATTCTTCAGACTATTCTCCGGAAATGATGTCGGGCGTAGTTCTTTATGATGCACATACTTCGATCGTGGAAGAACAAATGTTATTTATCGGAATCGTAAAAGAAGGCCTACAAATCCCAAAAACGGCTAATAAAGCTCGTGTGGTACTAATGTTACTCAGTCCTAAAGAACTATCCGTAAGGCAACATCTGAAAGGAGTAAATACAGCTGCGAGGTTAGTGCGTCCCGGCGAAAGCATCGACCAACTTATAGCGGCTCAAAAACCGGAAGATGTATTCAGAATTTTGATGAAACAGTAA
- the lysA gene encoding diaminopimelate decarboxylase, with product MFPSEVTDFFKTQKTPFYYYDLDVLNATLSEIKKHGISKGFRVHFALKANNQPKILKMIKKAGMGADCVSGGEIQRAIDTGFTPDEIAFAGVGKSDEEMELGLQHDIFCFNCESPQELEVLNELAGKSEKKARIALRLNPNVEANTHKYITTGLSENKFGINASDLDKVLEKLPELENLELIGIHFHIGSQIEKFTPFEELCRKANALNDHIEDKGFKLSVINVGGGFGINYAHPNDNSVPDFERFFGLFEKGIKLKDHQQLHFELGRSVVGQCGSLITKVLFTKYGQTKNFAIVDAGMTELIRPALYQAAHRIDVLTSSKARKEYDVVGPICESSDTFRKDISIPEVERGDLIAIRSAGAYGEVMRSAYNLREANPTVYSDEVK from the coding sequence ATGTTCCCATCGGAAGTAACCGACTTTTTCAAAACTCAGAAAACACCCTTCTACTACTACGACCTGGATGTTCTGAATGCTACCCTAAGCGAGATTAAAAAACATGGGATATCTAAAGGATTTCGCGTGCACTTTGCTTTGAAGGCAAACAATCAGCCTAAAATCTTGAAGATGATAAAAAAGGCAGGAATGGGTGCCGACTGCGTGAGCGGAGGTGAAATTCAACGGGCCATAGACACCGGGTTTACCCCGGATGAAATAGCCTTTGCGGGCGTTGGAAAAAGCGATGAGGAAATGGAACTGGGCCTGCAGCACGATATTTTTTGCTTCAATTGTGAGTCACCGCAAGAGCTGGAAGTGCTGAATGAACTTGCAGGAAAAAGTGAAAAGAAAGCTCGAATTGCCCTCAGGCTTAACCCAAATGTGGAGGCCAATACCCATAAATACATCACCACAGGATTGAGTGAAAACAAATTCGGTATCAATGCTTCTGATCTGGATAAGGTTCTTGAAAAACTCCCGGAATTAGAAAATCTAGAACTGATCGGTATCCATTTTCATATCGGTTCCCAGATCGAAAAATTCACTCCTTTCGAAGAATTGTGCCGAAAAGCTAATGCGCTGAATGATCACATTGAAGATAAAGGCTTCAAGCTGTCTGTTATAAATGTAGGCGGCGGGTTTGGCATTAATTATGCGCATCCGAATGATAATTCAGTACCGGATTTTGAACGGTTTTTTGGGTTGTTTGAGAAGGGCATCAAATTGAAAGATCATCAGCAACTGCATTTTGAATTGGGGCGATCGGTAGTGGGTCAGTGCGGAAGCCTGATCACAAAGGTGCTGTTCACAAAATATGGGCAGACCAAGAACTTTGCTATTGTAGATGCCGGCATGACCGAGTTGATCCGCCCGGCTTTGTACCAGGCAGCACACCGGATAGATGTATTGACCAGCTCAAAAGCTAGAAAAGAATACGATGTGGTCGGCCCTATTTGCGAAAGCTCGGATACTTTCCGAAAAGATATTTCAATTCCGGAAGTGGAGCGCGGCGATCTGATTGCCATCCGCAGCGCAGGGGCTTATGGAGAAGTGATGCGAAGTGCCTACAATTTAAGAGAGGCGAACCCTACTGTTTATTCGGATGAAGTAAAGTAA
- a CDS encoding NAD(P)/FAD-dependent oxidoreductase, with protein MKKEDQQIAVIGGGAAGFFAAISAKTHHPEAKVTIYEKSDKLLSKVRISGGGRCNVTHHCFDIRELVKNYPRGERPLKKAFGMFSPTDTIEWFQKRGVELKTESDGRMFPTTDDSETIINCLMQETRKLGIGIKTKSNIKSLKPLEEGYVLGFHRGGRIVADKVIVATGGSPRTSGFDWLRKLDHEIEEPVPSLFTFNMPDEPIKELMGVVAEPVSVKIMGSKLQSSGPLLITHWGMSGPAILKLSAFGARELNEMDYNFKVLVNWTGERTEQEVRDILKAVEDEHGKKKIASVNPFGLAGRLWEFLINKLELGEDMIWQNMGKKNINRLVHLLTNDEYQVEGKTTFKEEFVTCGGISLQDVDMKSMHSRKSPNLYFAGEVLDIDGVTGGFNFQAAWTTGYISGMLK; from the coding sequence ATGAAGAAAGAAGATCAACAGATAGCTGTTATTGGCGGTGGCGCGGCCGGTTTTTTTGCAGCTATTTCTGCTAAAACGCATCATCCAGAAGCTAAAGTTACCATTTATGAGAAGTCGGATAAACTGCTGTCAAAAGTGCGTATTTCCGGAGGCGGGCGGTGTAATGTAACTCATCATTGTTTTGATATCCGGGAATTGGTAAAAAACTATCCGCGAGGGGAGCGGCCATTAAAAAAAGCCTTTGGGATGTTTTCCCCCACCGATACCATCGAGTGGTTTCAGAAGCGTGGGGTTGAACTGAAGACCGAATCTGACGGTCGCATGTTTCCGACTACGGATGACTCTGAAACCATCATTAATTGCCTGATGCAGGAAACGAGAAAGCTTGGGATCGGCATCAAAACCAAATCCAATATCAAAAGCCTGAAGCCATTGGAGGAAGGGTATGTACTCGGATTTCATCGGGGTGGAAGGATAGTCGCAGATAAGGTGATTGTGGCTACGGGCGGGAGTCCGCGGACGAGCGGCTTTGACTGGTTGCGAAAGCTGGATCATGAGATCGAAGAACCGGTGCCTTCCCTATTTACCTTCAACATGCCCGATGAACCGATCAAAGAATTAATGGGAGTGGTAGCTGAGCCGGTTTCGGTGAAGATCATGGGATCGAAATTGCAAAGTAGCGGACCGCTGTTGATCACCCACTGGGGAATGAGTGGCCCGGCGATTCTAAAATTATCTGCATTTGGTGCCAGAGAATTAAACGAGATGGATTATAATTTCAAAGTGTTGGTGAACTGGACAGGAGAACGAACTGAGCAAGAAGTAAGGGATATCCTGAAAGCCGTTGAAGACGAGCATGGCAAAAAAAAGATCGCGAGTGTTAATCCGTTTGGCTTAGCGGGGCGATTATGGGAATTCCTGATCAACAAGCTAGAGTTGGGTGAGGATATGATATGGCAAAACATGGGGAAGAAAAATATCAATAGGCTGGTACATTTACTGACCAATGATGAATATCAGGTGGAAGGAAAGACTACCTTTAAGGAAGAGTTCGTGACCTGTGGGGGAATCAGTCTGCAGGATGTGGATATGAAAAGCATGCATAGCAGGAAATCACCGAACCTGTATTTTGCCGGAGAGGTATTGGATATCGACGGCGTGACCGGGGGATTCAACTTCCAGGCTGCATGGACAACAGGGTATATTTCCGGGATGTTGAAGTAA
- a CDS encoding aspartate kinase — protein sequence MQINVLKFGGTSMADHKTWKQVLEIISNYEYPVVVVSATARTTRQLVEAGNLAAEGKLDKALEISKSIKERHNGIVADFLEENPHAKNSLIKDSCTKNTETKIGKLNKLLTYTERQGVLSPQMKDAISAMGEQISSYLLAQCGLALDMMTQHIEARKLIKTDSEYGKANPNRLLINQHCGSLETVLESGFTPIIGGYYGESKDKTVTTLGFEGSDYSASLIGAAIGAQTIEIWTDVSGVYTGDPRFIPEAKPLTEMSYFDATEMAYFGAKVLHPSTLKPAQERNIPVFVKNMFKPEDEGTRIVRDSKHDLDVLALSFKQNMATVTVSAYETVMGYSFLTKVFAVLEKHRLAVDAVNTTEASVTIVLTDTEILDELSKEFIEIGTVTVEREKGLLTLIGCSINKAEKLTNTIFSSLGEIELNMISFTKEKRILNVVMDDKKLIETAQKVHNQLF from the coding sequence ATGCAGATCAACGTACTTAAATTCGGCGGCACCTCCATGGCCGATCATAAAACATGGAAACAGGTGTTGGAGATCATCAGTAATTATGAATACCCGGTGGTGGTAGTTTCGGCTACGGCACGGACCACGCGACAATTAGTGGAAGCCGGTAATTTGGCAGCAGAAGGTAAACTGGACAAAGCTCTGGAAATCTCCAAGTCTATCAAGGAGCGGCATAATGGGATCGTTGCCGATTTTTTGGAAGAGAATCCCCATGCTAAAAACAGTCTCATTAAAGACAGCTGCACCAAAAATACTGAAACCAAAATTGGTAAACTGAATAAGCTTCTTACATACACCGAGCGGCAAGGTGTCCTTTCTCCTCAAATGAAAGATGCCATTTCGGCCATGGGCGAACAAATTTCATCCTACTTGCTGGCACAGTGCGGATTGGCACTTGATATGATGACCCAGCATATTGAAGCCCGAAAACTCATCAAAACAGATTCAGAATATGGGAAGGCGAACCCAAACCGATTGCTCATCAATCAGCATTGCGGCTCACTGGAAACCGTACTTGAAAGTGGATTCACACCTATTATCGGCGGTTATTATGGGGAATCAAAAGACAAGACCGTTACCACATTGGGGTTTGAGGGCTCGGATTATTCAGCCAGCCTGATCGGAGCTGCCATTGGGGCTCAAACCATTGAGATATGGACGGATGTAAGCGGAGTTTATACCGGCGATCCCCGTTTCATCCCGGAAGCAAAACCACTCACGGAGATGAGCTATTTTGATGCTACGGAGATGGCCTATTTTGGAGCGAAAGTCCTTCACCCTTCCACATTAAAACCGGCTCAGGAACGTAACATCCCTGTTTTTGTAAAGAACATGTTCAAGCCGGAGGATGAAGGAACCAGGATCGTTCGCGACTCAAAGCACGACCTCGATGTATTGGCTCTTTCCTTCAAACAAAATATGGCAACAGTTACCGTCAGTGCTTACGAAACGGTAATGGGATATTCCTTTTTAACGAAAGTATTTGCCGTTTTGGAAAAACACCGTTTAGCTGTTGATGCCGTAAATACTACGGAGGCATCGGTCACCATTGTTCTTACTGACACTGAAATTTTGGATGAATTATCCAAGGAATTCATTGAGATCGGCACAGTTACAGTCGAACGGGAAAAGGGGTTGCTCACGCTCATCGGCTGTTCCATCAATAAAGCTGAGAAACTCACCAACACCATTTTTTCTTCGCTTGGAGAAATTGAGTTGAATATGATCTCCTTCACTAAAGAAAAACGAATTTTGAATGTGGTAATGGATGATAAAAAACTGATTGAAACTGCTCAAAAAGTTCACAATCAGTTATTCTGA